One Candidatus Methylomirabilis sp. genomic region harbors:
- a CDS encoding DNA polymerase domain-containing protein has translation MRLGTLNLYENALLFGHDASPHLVAFERSGEAEICCYAREGGRLVSRRVPLRPFLLLGSTDLLKGYGGGVEVEALTGEAPLRYLARVPGWGDLQKLRAHVQKLSGKTPAAPDAPYRVFNDPVHQYLLLSGQTHFLRLAFEDLTRLQLDIETYCAPGFDFPNAERETDRITVIALRDSTGWERVLSGRDLDEPTMLQEVTREIQARDPDILEGHNLFRFDLPYLEARAKRHRLPLRWGRDGSALAGHPSRLQVAERTITYTKYEVFGRHIVDTWMLANFYDVAARELEGYGLKEVARHFGLTAPDRVTIPAHRASWYFDHEPETLCRYALDDVRETAGLAALLSRSYFVQAQIFPFSYQNVILRGTATKIDALLIREYLRQRRAIPLPGPAEPFAGGYTAVKYVGVARSVLHCDVASLYPSLMLKDGLFPRSDTLGVFPALLKDLRAFRLQAKAAARAAPTERERQGTEALQATFKVLINSFYGYLGFSMAHFNDFEQARRVAAAGRELIRHVVAWLEERGCQVIEVDTDGLYFMPPPTVQGADAEAALVEELTRTLPAGITLEFDGRYPAMFSYKMKNYALLDEAGRLIIRGSGLRSRGLELFQRRWMEEMFRLALRGEREQVPALLERYRAAFRNHEFDVEMFMKTETLQESLESYREKVRQKKRNPAAAYELALKADRPYQPGDQISYYVTGRGRKVKVHEHGKLAAEWDPAHPDENVEYYIGKLEELHAKFLPFLEGGGPVAPEERGPEERGDEGEEEV, from the coding sequence GTGAGGCTCGGGACCCTCAACCTCTACGAGAACGCCCTCCTCTTCGGCCACGACGCCTCCCCGCACCTGGTGGCCTTCGAGCGGAGCGGGGAGGCGGAGATCTGCTGCTATGCCCGGGAAGGGGGGCGCCTCGTCAGCCGCCGCGTCCCGCTTCGGCCGTTCCTCCTCCTCGGGAGCACCGACCTGCTCAAGGGCTACGGCGGCGGCGTGGAGGTGGAGGCCCTGACGGGGGAGGCTCCCCTCCGTTACCTGGCCCGCGTCCCCGGGTGGGGGGACCTGCAGAAGCTCCGGGCCCACGTGCAGAAGCTCTCGGGGAAGACGCCCGCCGCCCCCGACGCCCCCTACCGCGTGTTCAACGATCCCGTCCACCAGTACCTGCTCCTCTCGGGGCAGACCCACTTCCTCCGCTTGGCGTTCGAGGACCTCACCCGGCTGCAGCTCGACATCGAGACCTACTGCGCGCCCGGGTTCGACTTCCCCAACGCCGAGCGGGAGACGGACCGGATCACCGTCATCGCGCTCAGGGACAGCACCGGCTGGGAGCGCGTCCTGTCGGGTCGGGACCTGGACGAGCCGACCATGCTCCAAGAGGTCACCCGGGAGATCCAGGCGCGCGATCCGGATATCCTCGAGGGGCACAACCTGTTCCGCTTCGACCTCCCCTACCTGGAGGCCCGCGCGAAGCGCCACCGCCTGCCGCTCCGGTGGGGGCGGGACGGGAGCGCGCTCGCCGGGCACCCGTCCCGGCTGCAGGTGGCGGAGCGGACCATCACCTATACCAAGTACGAGGTCTTCGGCCGGCACATCGTGGACACCTGGATGCTGGCCAACTTCTACGACGTGGCGGCGCGGGAGCTGGAGGGGTACGGGCTGAAGGAGGTGGCGCGGCACTTCGGCCTGACCGCGCCCGACCGGGTCACCATCCCGGCCCACCGGGCCTCCTGGTACTTTGACCACGAGCCGGAGACGCTCTGCCGGTACGCCCTGGACGATGTCCGGGAGACGGCCGGGCTCGCCGCGCTGCTGAGCCGGTCCTACTTCGTCCAGGCCCAGATCTTCCCCTTCAGTTATCAGAACGTCATCCTGCGGGGGACGGCCACCAAGATCGACGCACTCCTGATCCGGGAGTACCTGCGGCAGCGCCGGGCCATCCCGCTCCCCGGCCCCGCGGAGCCCTTCGCGGGGGGGTACACGGCCGTCAAGTACGTGGGGGTGGCGCGCTCGGTCCTGCACTGCGACGTGGCCTCCCTCTACCCGTCCCTGATGCTGAAGGACGGCCTCTTCCCCCGGAGCGACACGCTGGGGGTCTTCCCCGCCCTCCTGAAGGATCTGCGAGCCTTCCGCCTCCAGGCGAAGGCGGCAGCCCGGGCCGCGCCCACGGAGCGGGAGCGGCAGGGGACCGAGGCCCTCCAGGCCACCTTCAAGGTGTTGATCAATTCCTTCTACGGCTACCTCGGTTTCTCGATGGCCCACTTCAACGACTTCGAGCAGGCCCGGCGCGTGGCGGCGGCGGGGCGGGAGCTGATCCGACACGTCGTCGCGTGGCTCGAGGAGCGGGGCTGCCAGGTGATCGAGGTGGACACGGACGGCCTCTACTTCATGCCTCCTCCCACCGTCCAGGGGGCCGACGCGGAGGCGGCGCTGGTGGAGGAGCTCACGCGGACCCTCCCCGCGGGGATCACCCTGGAGTTCGACGGCCGCTACCCGGCCATGTTTTCCTACAAGATGAAGAACTACGCCCTCCTGGACGAGGCGGGGCGCCTCATCATCCGGGGCTCCGGCCTCCGCTCCCGGGGTCTCGAATTATTCCAGCGGCGGTGGATGGAGGAGATGTTCCGGCTGGCCCTGCGGGGGGAGCGGGAGCAGGTCCCCGCCCTCCTGGAGCGCTACCGCGCCGCCTTCCGCAACCACGAGTTCGACGTCGAGATGTTCATGAAGACCGAGACCTTGCAGGAGTCCCTGGAGAGCTACCGGGAGAAGGTCCGCCAGAAGAAGCGCAACCCGGCTGCCGCCTACGAGCTGGCCCTCAAGGCCGATCGCCCCTACCAGCCGGGGGATCAGATCTCGTATTACGTGACCGGGCGTGGCCGGAAGGTGAAGGTGCACGAGCACGGGAAGCTGGCAGCGGAGTGGGATCCCGCCCACCCGGACGAGAACGTGGAGTACTACATCGGGAAGCTGGAGGAGCTGCACGCGAAGTTTCTCCCGTTCCTCGAGGGGGGCGGGCCGGTGGCGCCGGAGGAGAGGGGACCGGAGGAGAGGGGAGATGAGGGCGAGGAGGAGGTCTGA
- the coaE gene encoding dephospho-CoA kinase (Dephospho-CoA kinase (CoaE) performs the final step in coenzyme A biosynthesis.), with amino-acid sequence MLVVGLTGGIASGKSTVARMLAERGATILDADALVRELHAPGTEVHRAILDAFGPEILAPDGTLDRQKLAARIFADPEARRTLEAIVHPALVAEIRRRVDALRREGRTRLCVLEAALLVEGGRRGIVDRLVVVTAPEEEQVARLRAKVGLSEEEARRRLRAQLPSAVKAGQADHVLVNDGDLARLAGRVAELAEVLLREATAGQKTP; translated from the coding sequence ATGCTGGTGGTGGGCCTCACCGGGGGCATTGCCAGCGGGAAGAGCACCGTCGCCCGGATGCTCGCGGAGCGGGGGGCGACGATCCTGGATGCGGACGCGCTGGTCCGCGAATTGCACGCTCCCGGAACCGAGGTCCACCGCGCCATCCTGGACGCCTTCGGCCCGGAGATCCTCGCTCCCGACGGGACGCTGGACCGCCAGAAGCTCGCCGCCCGCATCTTCGCCGATCCGGAGGCCCGTCGCACCCTCGAGGCCATCGTCCACCCGGCGCTCGTGGCCGAGATCAGACGCCGCGTGGACGCGCTCCGGCGGGAGGGGCGGACCCGCCTCTGCGTCCTCGAGGCGGCCCTCCTCGTGGAGGGGGGACGGCGCGGGATCGTGGACCGGCTGGTGGTGGTCACGGCCCCCGAGGAGGAACAAGTGGCTCGCCTCCGGGCGAAGGTGGGGCTCAGCGAGGAGGAGGCCAGGCGGCGGCTCCGGGCCCAGCTCCCCTCGGCGGTCAAGGCCGGCCAGGCGGACCATGTCCTCGTGAACGACGGCGACCTGGCGAGGCTGGCTGGCCGGGTGGCGGAACTGGCCGAGGTGCTCCTCCGGGAGGCCACGGCGGGGCAAAAAACCCCTTGA
- a CDS encoding 5'-3' exonuclease H3TH domain-containing protein, whose translation MSGRPRLFLVDGSSYVYRAFHALPPLTGPGGHPTNATYGFTAMLLKLLREQAPEYAGVVFDTEGPTERHRAFEAYKAQRPPMPEALAAQLPDIHRVVAGFRLPLLAEPGQEADDLLGTLAVRAEKTGFDVVLVTGDKDMCQVVGPAVRLYDSMRDRWITEAEVRERFGVAPPAVPDVLGLMGDSVDNIPGVPGVGEKTAKQLIAEFGSLENLLGRLEEVKRPRLREALAAHAEQARLSRALATIRTDLPVPFHPEAFRRLPPDLPALGELFRALGFTRLLDAISQGELPGLPAGAAP comes from the coding sequence GTGAGCGGACGGCCCCGCCTCTTCCTCGTGGACGGCTCCTCCTACGTCTATCGCGCCTTCCACGCCCTCCCCCCCCTCACCGGCCCCGGCGGGCATCCCACCAACGCGACCTACGGGTTCACCGCCATGCTCCTGAAGCTCCTGCGGGAGCAGGCGCCGGAGTACGCGGGGGTCGTCTTCGACACCGAGGGGCCGACCGAGCGCCACCGGGCCTTCGAGGCCTACAAGGCTCAGCGCCCCCCCATGCCCGAGGCCCTGGCGGCCCAGCTCCCGGACATCCACCGGGTGGTGGCGGGGTTCCGCCTCCCCCTGCTGGCGGAGCCGGGGCAGGAGGCGGATGACCTGCTGGGGACGCTGGCCGTCCGGGCGGAAAAGACCGGCTTCGACGTCGTCCTGGTCACGGGGGACAAGGACATGTGCCAGGTGGTCGGTCCCGCCGTCCGCCTCTACGACAGCATGCGCGACCGCTGGATCACCGAGGCGGAGGTCCGGGAGCGGTTCGGGGTCGCTCCGCCCGCCGTCCCGGATGTCCTGGGCTTGATGGGGGACAGCGTGGACAACATCCCGGGGGTCCCCGGGGTGGGGGAGAAGACGGCGAAGCAGCTCATCGCCGAGTTCGGCTCCCTCGAGAACCTCCTCGGCAGGCTGGAGGAGGTGAAGCGGCCGCGCCTGCGGGAGGCCCTGGCGGCCCACGCCGAGCAGGCCCGCCTGAGCCGGGCCCTCGCCACGATCCGGACGGACCTGCCGGTCCCGTTCCACCCCGAGGCCTTCCGCCGCCTGCCGCCCGACCTGCCGGCCCTGGGCGAGCTGTTCCGGGCCCTGGGGTTCACCCGCCTGCTCGACGCCATCTCCCAGGGCGAGCTCCCGGGCCTGCCGGCCGGGGCGGCGCCGTGA
- the dnaJ gene encoding molecular chaperone DnaJ — protein sequence MSKRDFYDILGIDRDATPEQVKKAYRKLAHQYHPDKNQGNKEAEERFKEVSEAYETLSQPDKRAAYDRFGHAGVGRAAEGFSDFADVGFGGLFDDLFEGFFGTTGRRRGAGQRGADLRYNLTISLEEAARGLEKQVRIPRMEACGTCGGSGAKPGSRPRTCGVCRGTGQVRFSRGFLSVSQPCQQCRGEGTVLEDPCRSCHGQGRVKVERGLSVKIPPGVETGTRLRVSGEGEAGVRGGGRGDLYVVIQVAEHPIFVRDGDDLLCEVPVSFTQAALGGELRIPTLTGSTKLRVPPGTQSGAEFRLRGQGMPSLRGYGVGDLRVRILVEVPTRLTARQRELLEEFATLENGDGTPMSKRFLEKVRELLGK from the coding sequence GTGAGCAAGCGGGACTTCTACGACATCCTCGGCATCGACCGGGACGCCACCCCCGAGCAGGTCAAGAAAGCCTACCGGAAGCTGGCCCACCAGTACCACCCCGACAAGAACCAGGGCAACAAGGAGGCCGAGGAACGCTTCAAGGAGGTCTCGGAGGCGTACGAGACGTTGAGCCAGCCCGACAAGCGGGCGGCCTACGACCGCTTCGGCCACGCCGGCGTCGGCCGGGCCGCCGAGGGGTTCTCGGACTTCGCCGACGTCGGCTTCGGCGGCCTCTTCGATGACCTCTTCGAGGGGTTCTTCGGGACGACCGGCCGCCGCCGGGGCGCCGGGCAGCGCGGCGCCGATCTCCGGTACAACCTTACCATCAGCCTGGAGGAGGCGGCGCGGGGCCTCGAAAAACAGGTGCGCATCCCCCGCATGGAGGCGTGCGGCACCTGCGGCGGGAGCGGGGCGAAGCCCGGGAGCCGACCGAGGACCTGCGGAGTCTGCAGGGGGACGGGCCAGGTCCGCTTCTCGCGCGGCTTCCTGAGCGTCAGCCAGCCGTGCCAGCAGTGCCGCGGGGAGGGGACCGTCCTGGAGGACCCGTGCCGGAGCTGCCACGGGCAGGGACGGGTGAAAGTGGAGCGGGGCCTTTCGGTGAAGATCCCCCCCGGCGTGGAGACCGGGACCCGACTGCGGGTCAGCGGCGAGGGAGAAGCCGGGGTTCGGGGGGGAGGCCGCGGGGACCTCTACGTGGTCATCCAGGTGGCGGAGCATCCCATCTTCGTCCGGGACGGGGATGACCTCCTCTGCGAGGTCCCCGTCTCCTTCACCCAGGCTGCCCTCGGCGGCGAGCTCCGGATCCCCACCCTCACCGGCTCTACCAAGCTCAGGGTCCCCCCGGGGACGCAGTCCGGGGCCGAGTTCCGGCTTCGGGGGCAAGGGATGCCGAGCCTGCGTGGGTACGGCGTGGGGGACCTCCGGGTCCGCATCCTGGTGGAGGTTCCTACCCGGCTCACCGCCCGCCAGCGGGAGCTCCTCGAGGAGTTCGCGACGCTGGAGAACGGCGACGGCACGCCCATGAGCAAGCGGTTCCTGGAGAAGGTCCGCGAGCTCCTGGGGAAGTGA
- the rpmE gene encoding 50S ribosomal protein L31, whose amino-acid sequence MKAEIHPQYGPCTIVCACGEVFHSRSTVPQIRVDICSKCHPFFTGRQKLIDTEGRVERFQRKYRGKKAAPAAE is encoded by the coding sequence ATGAAGGCGGAGATCCACCCCCAGTACGGCCCCTGCACCATCGTCTGTGCCTGCGGGGAGGTGTTTCACAGCCGCTCCACGGTGCCCCAGATCCGGGTGGACATCTGCTCCAAGTGCCACCCCTTCTTCACCGGGAGGCAGAAGCTGATCGACACCGAGGGCCGGGTGGAGCGGTTCCAGCGGAAGTACCGGGGGAAGAAGGCGGCTCCCGCGGCGGAGTGA
- the rho gene encoding transcription termination factor Rho, with amino-acid sequence MNIADLKDKTISELNALARQFGVIGASGLRKQELIFKILEAQTEKNGLIFAEGVLEILPDGFGFLRSPDYNYLPGPDDIYVSPSQIRRFDLRTGDTVSGQVRPPKEGERYFALLKVEAVNFESPELIKEKILFDNLTPLFPNQRFKLETTPEEINMRVMDLVTPLGKGQRGLIVAQPRTGKTILLQKIAGSITKNHPECILIVLLIDERPEEVTEMQRTVKGEVVSSTFDEPATRHVQVAEMVLEKAKRLVEHKRDVVILLDSITRLARAYNTIVPPSGKVLSGGVDSNALQRPKRFFGAARNIEEGGSLTIMATALIDTGSRMDDVIFEEFKGTGNMELHLDRRLVDKRVFPAIDIFRSGTRKEELLLTQEELNRMWVLRKVLSTMGVVEAMELLLEKLREAKTNLDFLHAMNA; translated from the coding sequence ATGAACATCGCCGACCTGAAGGACAAGACCATCTCGGAGCTCAACGCCCTCGCGCGCCAGTTCGGGGTGATCGGGGCCAGCGGCCTCCGGAAGCAGGAGCTGATCTTCAAGATCCTGGAGGCCCAGACCGAGAAGAACGGCCTCATCTTCGCCGAGGGGGTCCTGGAGATCCTCCCGGACGGCTTCGGCTTCCTCCGGTCCCCCGACTACAACTACCTCCCCGGCCCGGATGATATCTACGTCTCCCCCTCCCAGATCCGGCGGTTCGACCTCCGGACGGGCGACACGGTCTCCGGGCAGGTCCGCCCGCCGAAGGAGGGGGAGCGCTACTTCGCCCTCCTGAAGGTCGAGGCGGTCAACTTCGAGAGCCCGGAGTTGATCAAGGAGAAGATCCTCTTCGACAACCTGACCCCGCTCTTCCCCAACCAGCGCTTCAAGCTGGAAACCACGCCCGAGGAGATCAACATGCGGGTGATGGACCTGGTCACTCCCCTCGGGAAGGGGCAGCGGGGGCTCATCGTGGCGCAACCCCGGACCGGGAAGACCATCCTCCTCCAGAAGATCGCCGGCTCCATCACCAAGAACCATCCGGAGTGCATTCTGATTGTTCTGCTCATCGACGAGCGGCCCGAGGAGGTCACGGAGATGCAGCGGACCGTCAAGGGGGAGGTGGTCTCCTCCACCTTCGACGAGCCGGCGACGCGCCACGTCCAGGTGGCGGAGATGGTGCTGGAGAAGGCGAAGCGCCTCGTCGAGCACAAGCGGGACGTGGTCATCCTCCTCGACTCCATCACCCGCCTGGCCCGGGCCTACAACACCATCGTCCCCCCCTCGGGGAAGGTCCTGTCGGGCGGCGTGGACAGCAACGCGCTCCAGCGGCCGAAGCGCTTCTTCGGCGCCGCGCGGAATATCGAGGAGGGGGGGTCCCTCACCATCATGGCCACCGCCCTCATCGACACCGGCAGCCGGATGGACGACGTCATCTTCGAGGAGTTCAAGGGGACGGGAAACATGGAGCTCCACCTGGACCGGCGTCTGGTGGACAAGCGGGTCTTCCCGGCCATCGACATCTTCCGGTCCGGCACCCGGAAAGAGGAACTCCTGCTGACCCAGGAGGAGTTGAACCGGATGTGGGTCCTGCGGAAGGTCCTCTCCACCATGGGGGTGGTCGAGGCGATGGAGCTGTTGCTGGAGAAGCTCCGGGAGGCGAAGACCAACCTGGACTTCCTGCACGCCATGAACGCCTGA
- a CDS encoding hybrid sensor histidine kinase/response regulator encodes MALARLLIVDDEENLRTSLCQAFRMEGYEVTGAADAQEALGLIQEANFDVLLSDLMMPGLDGLSLLEKAQVLMPDAVVLLMTGQGTVESAIRALKGGAYDYILKPFKLEEIFHAVGRGLEQQRLRRENLALTEINRRLTEIDQIKSDLLSAISHEFRTPLTIIYGWMDLLLSGQFGVLSEGVQESVEAIGHSARRLGRLIANLLAYVEFEREEAALQTEELDLGEILRAVADQLSSEYAEKRVRVEFLGELPGASLRADPEKLSLLFSNLVENAIKFNRAGERVLLEATSANGVATVAITNTHGRIPQERLARLFEPFTQGDMTLTRAAGGLGLGLSVARAIVQAHGGSIAVRQAEPQGTTVSVALPLGAPPAAGEPV; translated from the coding sequence ATGGCTCTCGCGCGCCTGCTCATCGTGGATGACGAGGAGAACCTGCGGACCTCCCTCTGCCAGGCCTTCCGGATGGAGGGCTACGAGGTGACGGGGGCGGCCGACGCCCAGGAAGCCCTCGGCCTCATCCAGGAAGCCAACTTCGACGTCCTCCTCAGCGACCTCATGATGCCCGGGCTCGACGGCCTCTCCCTCCTGGAGAAGGCCCAGGTCCTGATGCCGGACGCCGTCGTCCTCCTCATGACGGGCCAGGGCACGGTGGAGTCGGCCATCCGTGCGCTGAAGGGGGGCGCCTACGACTACATCCTGAAGCCCTTCAAGCTGGAGGAGATCTTCCACGCGGTCGGCCGGGGGCTGGAGCAGCAGCGCCTTCGCCGCGAGAACCTCGCGCTGACCGAGATCAACCGCCGGCTGACCGAGATCGACCAGATCAAGTCGGACCTCCTCTCGGCGATCAGCCACGAGTTCCGAACCCCCCTCACCATCATCTACGGGTGGATGGACCTGCTCCTCTCGGGGCAGTTCGGGGTGCTCTCCGAGGGGGTCCAGGAGAGCGTGGAGGCGATCGGCCACTCGGCCCGCCGCCTGGGCCGCCTCATCGCCAACCTCCTGGCCTACGTGGAGTTCGAGCGGGAGGAGGCTGCCCTCCAGACGGAGGAGCTGGACCTCGGCGAGATCCTCCGCGCGGTGGCGGACCAGCTCTCGAGCGAGTACGCCGAGAAGCGGGTCCGGGTCGAGTTCCTGGGGGAGCTGCCGGGGGCGTCGCTCCGGGCGGACCCCGAGAAGCTCTCGCTCCTCTTCAGCAACCTGGTGGAGAACGCCATCAAGTTCAACCGGGCGGGGGAGCGGGTCCTGCTGGAGGCGACGTCGGCGAACGGGGTCGCCACGGTGGCCATCACCAACACCCACGGCCGGATCCCCCAGGAGCGGCTGGCGCGCCTCTTCGAGCCCTTCACCCAGGGGGACATGACCCTCACCCGCGCGGCGGGGGGGCTCGGGTTGGGCCTGTCGGTGGCCCGGGCGATCGTGCAGGCCCACGGCGGCAGCATCGCCGTGCGCCAGGCCGAGCCCCAGGGGACCACCGTGAGCGTCGCCCTCCCCCTCGGCGCTCCCCCGGCGGCGGGGGAGCCGGTGTGA
- a CDS encoding 50S ribosomal protein L11 methyltransferase, whose amino-acid sequence MPSLPRASWLEVTVTLPEPWAEPAGSALLEWGAPGLIEEAVGETVRLTAHLPAPPRAFGRTLRAYLAALGEASGSPGSFAVRLARRRDPGWATQWRGFHRPLRFGRLVVAPSWCEVTLPPGEVLVRVDPGMAFGTGQHPTTASCLEALAAWVGPGLPVLDLGTGSGLLALAAAGLGGRPVFALDTDPDACAIAAANCRRNGLAAPVRICCGSLEALMPRAAFAVIVANLTAAAHMALLPALAGHLAPGGRAALAGILEEQAPDVRRAVRGAGLVVGRGHRAGGWVTLHVTRPS is encoded by the coding sequence GTGCCCTCCCTCCCCCGCGCTTCCTGGCTCGAGGTCACGGTCACCCTGCCGGAGCCCTGGGCCGAGCCGGCCGGGAGCGCTCTCCTGGAGTGGGGAGCCCCCGGGCTCATCGAAGAAGCCGTCGGCGAAACGGTCCGCCTCACGGCTCACCTGCCGGCTCCCCCGAGAGCGTTCGGGAGGACACTCCGGGCGTATCTGGCGGCCCTGGGCGAAGCGAGCGGCTCCCCGGGGTCCTTCGCGGTGCGCCTGGCCCGGCGGCGGGATCCCGGCTGGGCGACGCAGTGGCGGGGATTCCACCGGCCCCTCCGGTTCGGCCGGCTGGTGGTGGCTCCCTCCTGGTGCGAGGTCACGCTTCCGCCCGGGGAGGTGCTGGTCCGGGTGGACCCCGGGATGGCCTTCGGGACGGGGCAGCACCCGACGACGGCCTCCTGCCTCGAGGCGCTGGCCGCGTGGGTCGGGCCGGGCCTCCCGGTTCTCGACCTGGGGACCGGGTCCGGGCTCCTCGCCCTTGCGGCCGCGGGGCTGGGGGGCAGGCCGGTCTTCGCCCTGGACACCGACCCGGACGCCTGCGCCATCGCTGCCGCCAATTGCCGGCGAAACGGTCTCGCCGCTCCGGTCCGGATCTGCTGCGGCTCGCTCGAGGCGCTCATGCCGCGCGCGGCCTTTGCCGTCATTGTGGCCAACCTGACGGCCGCGGCGCACATGGCCCTCTTGCCGGCCCTGGCCGGGCACCTCGCCCCCGGCGGCCGGGCGGCCCTCGCGGGGATCCTCGAGGAGCAGGCGCCTGACGTCCGGCGTGCCGTCCGGGGGGCGGGCCTCGTGGTCGGGAGGGGACACCGGGCCGGCGGGTGGGTGACCCTGCACGTGACCCGGCCCTCCTGA